The DNA window caaatatttatttgtccCGCCAACATCCCCCCGTgaagaagagtgtgtgtttctctgagaaCACTTTCTGTCCGCATATCCGGCACGTTTCACTCACACTTCGCCACACTACGTAACAAAAAGCCTTCCGCTGACATCGGCCCGCCCAAAAAGCTTGCTTCTCACGTAAAGGTAAGAAATGCCAGACCAAATCAGTTCAAATGCGACGGTAGGCTTCTCCTGGCTGTAAACGTTTCATTACGGTCGCATTGCAAGTGCGGTCTGCGTTGAGCGGGTCCGATACTAGTTTGCAGTTATCTTTTCAAACAGAAGTGAAGCAAAGTCGTTGTCATAAGTACTTCAGAATCTTCACAAAGTAATTAAAAACCACGGATTTCCTCGTGCTCATCGACTGACAAATTTTGAATCAAACATTttccttgtaaaaaaaaaaaaaaccataataaTTTGAAAGAATGAATAATCGATAAAAGATAGCTCTCATAAACTCAAACCGTAACTGGACTGACATTTGTAATAATGACATAAGATGGGAAGATTGCACAGTTATACCTCTGCTCCTGGGTCTCACCTGCGTCACTGCTGCTGAGTGTACTCTGGGTAAATGTCTGTTCCTCCGTGGGCGAAGGAGTCCGTTCCTCTGTGGGCAAAGGAGAGGCAGTCGTGAGCAGAATGGAGCTGACCGAAGTTTCGTCTGTTTGCTGAGCCTTGACACTCAGTCCACAAACAGTCCAAACCAAGGGCCACAGGGACCTCATTCTCACAGACCCCTTTATAGGCTGTGACCCCTTCAAAGCTCTCAGAGGGCAACTCCTTTGGTTGTCACGGTAACCCGCCCCCGGACGGCCTCGTCCTATCTGACCGTGCTCCTCACGTCGCCTTTTTACACGAGCGTCGAGAAAGCCAAAGTCAGTTGAGGCGATGTCGAAAAACGTCCCCTTTCTCGTCTCCTTAGAGACCACCGTGATTGATAGCGTGTGTGAGATGGACTGAGCTGAGGAGCTACAACTCCCAGTGGGAACAGCTGCGCGTCATGTTTTCCTTTTGCCGTTAATCCTCCGGCCCAGTGAGGAGCGTGTCTCCTTCTCTGTAGCTTCATTtcttctgtctgactctgtcgTGCTCCTCCACAGTCAGAGCCGGGAGTAGGGCAGGCAGAGATTACATAACATGAGCTGCACGTGTGGATGTAATTTCATGCAGTCACTCCTAAATCCCTGATCTCATCTCTCCAGTTACTTTCTCTATCCCTTAGGGAGACAAGAGGGTGCATCAGGGCATGTGGAgctgagcatgtgagtgtgtgtgtgtatgtgtgagcgctACCGTGTCTGCATccaagagtgtgtgtggcattggtggtggggaggggatggggggggggtggaagagaAGAGATTATATAAAAACTCATGGATGCGGATCATTTTTTCAGaattctttatttctttatatatattttacccTAACAAAACATGTCAGGTGAACACAGGGTGCTGTCATTTGCAAGCTCtactgcagtctgtgtgtgtgtgtgtgtgtgtgtctgatggaggGAGGAagacggagagagggacagacacagaaaggagagagggagagagagagagggagagagagagagagagggagagagagagagagagagagagagagagagagagagagaggggagagagagagagaggggagaaagagagggagagagagagagagagagagagagagagagagggagagagagagagagagagagagggagagtgagagagggagggagagtgagagagggagagagagagagagagagggagagagagagagagagagagggggagagagagagagagagagagggagagagagagggagggagagagagggagagagagagagggagagagagagggagagagagagagagagagagggagggagagagagaatgagagaatgagagtacATGTACATTACTCTTGCTGCAGCAGATGGCATCTGCGGCTGGCACGTGGACCGAGCATCACTATGCTATGGTCTCAGTTCACTCGGATGAGCACAGTAGGTTTCAAAtgcattgtgagtgtgtgtatgcatacgcgcatgtgtgtgtgtgtctgtttgtgaggtAAAATACTAAAAATAGCATATCAGTACACTTGTTTATTTAGTCCACAGTAATTCCTATTAGGAATTAGCAAACATAAATCACAGCTGCTCTTCCCTCTGTAAACTGATCTGTGTATGAAAGTGCTTTTATCCACTAATTTTAAGTGCTTCTTTTAGAATGCCCTGTAAATGTTTCATGACACACACTAAGACCACAAGGCAAATCTGCTCctcaaaatcaaataaaacctTGGCATGTGGTTTTAGTCAGCGGTATACAGTACAAtttgaacatttattttgtgtgtgatatCATGACACTGGGCGACTACACCATAAGGTAATGATGCAAGCAACTGGTTGAGATGTTGACAATCGTTTGTGTAAGGGATTCATCTCAGGActggaagagaaggaaaaattGTTACCCGTGGTAAACATCTGCAACTGAGTGTAAAGTTCACATTCAGGTTCACATtctaacacacatttacatcacactGGACAACAGAAATGAATACTGGTATTACCATAGGTGTCTAACAGTATGACAGCATGTGATAATCCTCTTGCAGACAGCTGTGATTTAAGCCTACAAAGCCCCACCCTTCAAACACCATGACCCCATCAAAACTCAGACTAAAGAAGAAAACAGCGTAGAAAAGCTTGGTAGGCTGCAAGATTTTTAAAAGCCTTTAAGATAGATCCACGGTCAATATGTTCCATTTTATCTAAGCTGTGTGACCTCTAACTTTTTAGGAAATGAGGGAAGAGGAATAGCATTTGAAAGAGTAATAAAACATACAAgataaattcatttatttacaccttacaaatgaacattttagtTAGCTTAATCTGCATGGCGTAAATAAATTGACTGATTTTGGAGCGTTAAGTGTGTGAGGGCTGTTTCCATGTTTCTTCGATTCCGTGTTTGTCCTGCAATCTGCTCATGCGACCCTATGCATGTCTCATGACAATATAATGATGACTGACAATCCAATACACAGTggggtattccaagtacgtggtttCGTGACTAACACAGtaaagttaactcagagtagtaaatctcctaacAGAAGacccctatggcttcattctcctagcaaagccaagccacagggctcttctattaggaggttcaCTGCTTAATTTATACGGGTCAGCGACTAAACCACGCACTTGGAGAACCCCCCAGAtcgtcaaaaacaaacaaacaaacaaacaaaaaaacacctttatCATTACAACATATACGTGTCTCTCATCACATCCAGAGATTCCCGTAACATACCACTCGTCTTGCCTCAACGGTATGTCAGGAGGGGGCGCCAAACCGAAAATACCGGAGAATTTTTGTTCTGacttaaaatgaaagattttgaaGTATTAAACGTATCTTTTCGAGATGTAACTTTGAAAACGCATAATGAAGTTTAATGACGCCGACCTTTAAGCTTTCTCATACACGTAGTTTTTTGGAGTTGGTAAAAATCGATATAGTAAGTTGAGAACTGCATTTCCCAGAAACGAAAGAAACTCCGCATGTTTGAACGTCTTTGATACTTCCTTTGCGCGTTTCTCACGCCCTCTTCTTCGACACAGTTCTGTGCAGAtaaacaaatttattttacGAGCTCTACAATAATGCATCAATGTACTTGCTAAAATATATAATCAAGCAGAGGATGTATCTTGTTTAATACCAGCCAAAGACATGGGCTCTCAGAACCGCTAGCAAAATATCAGAACTTTGTAAGTAATCCAACACGCGCTATTCATATCCTGAATATTCATGCAGTTGTCAAGCGGATCAGAACTTAAAAGTTAATTCTATGTACACTAGGTATTGTTCAGTTTTTAGGTTTCATTATCTTGTGCGTATTGGCTGTGATTGTTTTATGAAAGTTTTATCTGAGCTTCCGCCATAAACAGTCTACTGTATTGCGTGCATGAACAATCCGTGTGAAATGGGTATGAATTATGAGGTCATTGTGATATGTTCGTAGGAATTACCCTTGGACGTCGTAGACCACTGAGAGATTTTTACATCATGCGACTCGATTAATGGGTTTTGGCGTTGGACATTGCTACTATGGCAAGTCAAAGTTGGTTGGAGTCTTCTCTTCGCCGCTCGTCCAGAATGGGACGTGAGGTGTTAGAAAGAGCCCAAAGACGGTCCGTAGACTGGTCGAGTGTGAGACTGTCAACAAGACCAGAATATTCGGTCAAGCGAGTAGAGGTAGGTGAGCTTAAATTTTAAATGTGCTAAAGGAggaattgaactgaatgactgaattgAATCTGAATGCCCAAATTGTCTATATACGAGTATTAACTAAGTTTGTTTGCCCAAAGACTCAAGAAGATCTTGTCCATTCAAACCTGGACAAAGCTTTTGCGGCCATAGTGGAGATCATGACGGAGACCTCTAATCAGTGCAAGGTAATGCTAAAACCTACCATCATTCTCTGCCTTTTTAGGCTGTAACACATCGGTTTACATTCCAGAATGCATTTCGTTGTACGTGCcgtgacaataaagttgaatctaatctaaatcTAATCAAATGCAAAACTGGTGTTTATTCTATAGAATTTCTACCAGTCCGCGAATTTGGCAAAAGCCAGCAACCAGGAGAAAACGCATGTATGTCGCTACCACTCCTTGCGAGTTCCCGGGACGTCACAACAGACCCCCACAGAGAGGTCTCGTGTTCCTGTGAGTGGGATTTAAAGAGATCttcaaaatattatttacaGCCTGTATGATGATATGTGATTTCAAATGAGTATTAAAGAGGGGAAAGCAGTAACGGCTTCAAGGAAGAGTGAGTGTTTTAGACCCATTTATCTAAAGGGAAATGGAACCATGTCTTGTTTTTATCCAAGGTTTCATCAGAGCCAGAGGATTTCCTGATTGAGGTGTCTCCTGGCACTTATGCCATAACCGCTGGCATGCAGGACGTGAGCTCACAGACCCAAGTTGTTCGCGTCGACGCTGGGGAGAGCAGAACCCTTACCTTTAACCTATGACTTTTGACCTTTTCTGGCTCGAGGCCAGTGTCGCTGCACTTCCAATTAAATGAGGAATATGTGATCACAGAACAAACTTACCACTGTGTAAGGACTGCACTTTTGCCAAATGAGTGGCCTTTTAGGTGTGAATTGCAAGACACCTCAACAGtaagtttacatttaaaattaagCTCAGGAGACATGTATTCATATCAGTATGTTTAAGAAGATTTTTTCTTACTTCaaaagtttatttaatttttttaatcactggaCTAAGCCATATTATATGAGATTTTAttcaagctcttttttttttacttatatacatttattttgaatGGCTGAATGGCTCTTTTTACAATCTCGTCAACCATAATTTTtattaaacatattaaacagCAGATAGACTGTGTAGAGTTATTACACCAGTGGACTTCTGCATCATTTTATCCAccttacaaataaaaacatatgcaATTATAACAAGCATCTAAAGCTGACGTGTGTGACTCAATGAGATTCAAATTCATCTGATGTGATGCACTTTTTCATCCTGCCAAGAACTCTTTCATGCTGTTTGCAATTGGTAAATGACTGTACATCTGTATAACATTTTTGACTGAAAAAGTGTCCATATTGGGACAGTTTGGAAATCCTCACCAGTGGTTCCAAACTAAAACGCCATTTTAGGGGATGATCTTTGCTCCCTCAAGCCAAATATATCTCTAACAGTCACTCTTTGTTCTGCTGATTCAGTCACCATTTCAAATAATGCGCTATGATTGGTACTTTTCGGAGAAATTGCAGGGTGCAAAggaaatttgtttttcataggTAAGGAGCAGCTTATTTTGGGGCATATGACTGTTTTACCTGTAACACAAAAGAAAGATTGTGTCATTTGATTCACCATGATCTTAAAATGTGACAAATCGTTGTATTTCCTGTGTTTAAAGCTTCATACAGCTGCCTTTGATATgccacagtctgtgtgtctgtgcatgcctgtgtgtggagGTGGTTTTTCCGTACCtggttgtctgtgttgtggttCTGGTGTGCTTCTCCTCCAGTACTTCCACGGAGGTTTATTTTTAGGCTCAGAAAGAATCTTTTGAAGGCACGATATGTCTGTGTTCACCGATCGGCTCACCAGCAATGACTCTGTAGACTTAGGCTTTTCATTTGTGTCACCATCTTCATCCTCTTCAGATGAAGACGAAGAGGAACAATGAAGCAAGGCTTTTGTGTCACAAGTACTCTGGAGCCCCTTTAACTGAAGATCTGCTTTCTCCTCGAGGAACCCTTCCTCCCTTTGACTGTTTGTGAGGGGCTGGAGTGAATGAGACCATTTGCACATGTGAGGGCAATGGCACAGGGTATATGATGTTGGCCAACCGTGTACGCAACACTGACAAGGAGGATGCCAGCTGCTGATGTCACAGCGGGGAGCCTCCTGGCAATACTGCCTGGATGCATGGTGCTGAAGTTCTCTGATGATTCGTTCGTGATAAGAGGCTGGGATCCACACAGCCAAGTCTTTAGGAACCAGTGTCTGGATTCCATTCCAGAAGATGACCTGGAGACCATTCCCATCTCCCACTGTGGAATCAGAGAAAGGAGAGCGTAAAGCCACAGGCCGCAGAACCGTGGCTCATGGTTATTTTCATGAAGGCTGAAGGGTTTTGTGACATTTGTTGGGACCAAATTGAAAAGTGATCGACCTCTAGATTGGAGCTGTAAGAGCTTTTGTAGAACCTACCATTGAGTGGATCTCTTCGCTCCATGCCGGCAATAACCCTTCCAGGCCCATATCTCCTCAGCTCAGGTTCCCATGGTGCCAGGACACAATCCCCTGGCACCAGACTATGCCCATGGGCATGGCTGATGTTCACCATGTCTGGGCGGCAGGTCAGCTGATATGACGAGATGTCTCCTAATGAAGTCTCCCCGTTATATCCCGGTTTGTCAAACTCTACCACAAAGATTCCCCTCTGCCCCTGTGGACCAGTAAATTAGTCAGTGGGCAGCATCATACAGTCAGAGCAGTAGAACAAATCCAAGAGTGCATCTGCAGTTTAGCGCTGAATCTATCAGTGTTTCTTGCTTCAACTCCCGCAATCTATGTATGTAATTCTTACCTGCACCGGGTGTTTTATAGTGCCTAAATAGTGAAAACCATCTGCCTCTCTTCTGCTTAGCACACGGCAGCCTGGGTAAAACGTTGTAGTTCCTACAGCCCTCCATGAAGCACATGATACCATAGGACTAAAGGGATTTCCCACTGAACACCTGGGGTAATGTAAAAGCAGATGGCCAATATCTTTGCAGTTCCACAACTTTATCAtccacctttctctctgtcattttatttcgTGTGTATGGTTATGTTAGCAATGCATCGTGAGGCGATGACCTCAGTTGACACACCAGTacggacagaaacagagagtctGGCCTGGGATGCGGCATGAGACTGGATTCAAGGTCATTCCCAGAGGACAGCATGTGTTCACTGACCTGAGATGATCTGAAGGAATCTGAATCTGAGAGTCAGTGAAGCTCAATGGAACAatctgtcattcaaaaaaagacacatctCGTATTGTTGCACTACATGGTGACCTCTAAAATTAGCAAAAGGGTGAAGGCAGTTTTATGAGATCAGTTGTTACGCTGTCCCAAACAGATATGTTCACAAAGGAGAGAAGATACATTTGCAGTGTATTTGAACCAGGTGCTTTGTACCTATGCATAAAAACGTGACCTTCTCTCTTACCTGTCCCACTTGACTTTCTGGACTGAAGGACACAACGTGACAGCTCCCCCTAGTGGCATGCGTGATGCAGTGCAGGAAGTCCCAAGTGCGGCTGTTCAAAGTGATCTGATCGGACAGATAAAATATATGTACGGGTCGTGTCCTCATGGCTGATAGTGCAGCTAGGCACTGCTCAGGGTTCTCAGGAAGACCATTGGTGACAAGGTGGACAGCCTGACAAGCAGGATCAGCGAAGGCAGTACCAAATGCTGTGAGCAGGTCTCTGCCTGGACTTGTACTGAGAGTGTGGATCCAACCTATAGCTTCATATACAGTGTCAGGTGCACAGGGAGTCATGTGAGGCCACCATGCTGTTACCTGGCAACGAGAAACACAAGGAGATAAACATCCGTCAAGATTGTGAAAATGTCGCTTACGTTGAGTAGGCCACAACACAGGTGGACAACAGGAAAATACTTTGTATCTAAACACCGTTGACTGTTATGACAACCAAAATCACGAGCGTGCTCAAGCGCATTTGCATTTAATTTCACTAACTGTTTACAACTGTGAAATTGCAACAGGAAAGATTGAAGAATGTTGTCAACAGGTTTATTGTAGACCAGCTATTGTTCATGACGCAGCCCAAGCACCTGTTACAATAACAAAATGGTCTCTTTTGGCTTATTTCAGTCCTCTTTTGTGTGGGGCAGAGATTCAAAATCTCTGCGAAATaagcatagttttttttttttccagaatattGTGCCACAGGAATAACCTCACCTTATATGAAAAACTGATGATATTGAGAAGAGAATCCCTCATAGATGCCTTTGTGAGAAGAGTCTGAATAAGCAGCTTCTTCACTGATCCAAGGACAGTGCCCATGGCCTCAGAACAGTCCAGAAGGAAGGTAATATCCCTGTCCGCTTTACCCATAAACACGGGGATGATACTCTTGTCGTTAGACGGGGAAGAGCTGTCGAATGCCGTCATAGTGACGAGATTTCTGTAATGAGAGAGTAGCTGTATGAAAGTAAAAAGCTAATTAACAGAGCTGCCTTATCAAAAGTCAGATCTGTacagcatttgtttgtttgtgagagacAGCGATACCCATTGGTTGCTGTTCCCATGCACCGGGAAACTGTATGTTTTGCAGtcttaaaacatgaaacaaaacaaaactaaaaaaagagcatttgtTGTTTAAAACAAGCCTTTtaacaaattcaaatgaaaagaattaCCTTTTTTTCAATTTCCACCCTAGCTCTTATATCCTTGTGCTTTAAATCCTGTCCCT is part of the Chanos chanos chromosome 13, fChaCha1.1, whole genome shotgun sequence genome and encodes:
- the akip1 gene encoding A-kinase-interacting protein 1 yields the protein MASQSWLESSLRRSSRMGREVLERAQRRSVDWSSVRLSTRPEYSVKRVETQEDLVHSNLDKAFAAIVEIMTETSNQCKNFYQSANLAKASNQEKTHVCRYHSLRVPGTSQQTPTERSRVPVSSEPEDFLIEVSPGTYAITAGMQDVSSQTQVVRVDAGESRTLTFNL